In the genome of Malania oleifera isolate guangnan ecotype guangnan chromosome 5, ASM2987363v1, whole genome shotgun sequence, the window TTTGAGACCTTTATAATTTATgactttagaaaacatatttcaaggtctttataAAAATGGTTTCTTAGATTTTAACTTGTCCTAAAGAGCTTGAATCATTTTTATATTGAGtcttatttgaagtacttacagaAAGACTTTCTTAGGACTTTAAATCTTTTAggtcttggagtcttcatgcatgTCCTTACTTTGAGTCCTTTCTTTTAGCTTTGTCTtcctttggctccatcttgtctttaaactttaatatactttaagcttttaacaagtcctctttaacatccatgctttgactctttaagctttatttgatcatctttctttggaacataaactttgaatgatccttatgagcatttgactttgtattcatatacttgagtcctgaaatatcatcacttaaccaaatatgttagctacatcttatttgttatcatcaaaataagattttaagccttataagaccaacatcaacctttgatgaaaattcaggaaagcacttgtcacctcttctaaattAAGAGACTTTTCTCCCCATGTAAGTTTCAAATGGGGCTTATAGGTCTTGGGGTCATTGATGCATGATGCTTCATTAGATGTTATAATTTTATATCGAGTGtgtattagaaaaattttaatgatataGTGAAGTCAAGTGGCCAAAATAGACAATATTTTAATAGACTAAAGTCGAAATCTTTACTTTTTGATATTAGAATCATATTGAAAATAGTGTCATTTGTGAAGTGTACACAGTAGCGCGACCATTTTGATGAGAAGAGATTAGATGAAACCAATAAGTTGGAATAAGTTATAAACGATGACTTGATATATATTGGTGAAATCTAGTTTGATTCAATCATTAAGCCATTAGATCTTGAGTTAActaaaaaaatggaatttaaaaaaaaattcctgctCACTTGAGTCTCAATCAATCCACTTGAATATATAAGTCATTTTTGAATACTTACTTTTTGTTTGCCGGCATGAATTTTGACCTGAAAAAAATCTACttatgagtttgtctcacattaaaaaacataataaaatgatGAGTAGTTACGAGTTTGTCTCACAAAATTAATTTTGTGAAGATTTATTATATATTTGAAAGATGAGATGGGGAAGGCAATACTGTTACTATGTGCCCAATTGAGCccatagaataaataaataaaaagaaaaaaaaaataaactaattaatattaaactaaaataaaaaaagtgtCCCGATTCAATGTACCTCAAACCAGCCACTCCAACGCTATATATTTACCCACCTTTTATTTTTGTCTACTTAGCTTTGAGCAGCAGCCCAAACTTCTACAGCAGCCATGGGAGAGGTCGATCCTGCCTTCATCCAAGACCTGGAACACAGGCCTAGTCCCAAATTCATCGAAGCCGGAGGAATTCCGTTGATCGATCTCTCGGCTGCGAATTCTCCCGACGCTCTGTCGAACCCCAGCGCGATCGCCGGCCTCGTTGCCGAGATAGGCGAGGCGTGCGAGAATTGGGGATTCTTCCAAGTAATCAACCACGGGGTGCCGGCGGAGATTCGCGAGAGGATTGGGAACGCGGCGAGGGAGTTCTTCGCGCAGCCGGCGGAGGAGAAGCGGAAGGTGAGGAGGGACGAGGGGCGGGTGTTGGGGTATTATGACACGGAGCACACCAAGAACGTAAGGGACTGGAAAGAGGTGTTTGATTTTATTGCGAAAGTTCCGATGGTGATTCCGGCGTCGCACGAGGCTGATgatcgggagttgaaggagctgGTCAATCAGTGGCCGGAGTATCCTCCTGACCTAAGGTGCTGTGCTGCATATTCGTAACACTACAAACACTCTGCATCGAAGATTTATGCAGGGTTTGggaatttgaaattaaaatttatatgattttttttaaaatttaataaatccaGAATTAAttgcaatttatttatttatttcatcaGAAACACACACTTGAAATATTTTAGAGTACATTGGGTATGGAAATATAAAATTCGGACTATAAACTTTAATTTTGcagattatatatatacaatttttgttaaatctatattttatatatatatattcaaattcaaaatccaaaattcatttataaaaatttcaaaatttaaaataatttgtaTTCTTTTGTGATCATATTAAAATGTAACATCCGAGGAATAGAATCAGTCGTACCATCTGGTAATTGAAATTTGAATGTGATATGAGCAGGGAGGTATGCGAAGAATATGGAGGAGAAATGGAGAAACTGGCTTTCAAATTGCTCGGACTCATCTCCCTGAGCTTGGGGTTGCCGGCCGACAGATTGAATGGTTTCTTCGAAGACCATACCACCTTCTTGCGGCTGAATCACTACCCGCCCTGCTCAGCTCCTCACCTGGCTCTGGGCGTCGGCCGCCACAAGGATGCCGGTGCCCTCACCGTCCTTGCTCAGGACGACGTCGGTGGCCTTGAAGTAAAGCGCAAGGCAGATGGAGTGTGGGTTTTCGCCAAGCCCACGCCCGATGCCTATATCATCAATGTCGGTGATATTGTTCAGGTACTACTCACCCTCAAGATCCCCACATTGAACATTTGCTTAACTTCGAATTAGCTTAGTTAGTGTTTGGATTTTGAGTCTTGAATtgaatttgagtggatttggatgAAAGTCActataattttatgttatattttatttaaaattcacataaaaccaaatttaaaGTTGAAGAATCGAACTCTCAAAGACAGAGTTAGTATAAACTGGGTCACTTGGGCGTTGTAATTTAGGGGCTAGGGCTTGCTTTGAAGTGATTTGGAGGATAGGATGCCCTTCCTAGTCGAGTCTTAGGAATTACATAACCCTTTTTTGGATTTTGCACATAACCTTTGATGACTTGATCCCAATGTTCTGGGTCAATACCGCCATGATTTCTATGGGTTTTAGTGATAGTTTAGAAAAGTACTTTTTAAAATACGTATTTTTTTGAGTGTAAATTAGACATTATTTAATGATAGATGCACTTAATTTAAGTACCTATAGTAAATACTTACATTTTCAGACAATTCAAATGGCAGCTTAGACCCCTTGTGGAAGCACTTGCCACGCTGGGCCACTTTAGGCTTGGCTAAGTACTCTCTGCGTGCATTTGATGCAACACAATTGTAGGACAAGATCGATTGGAGGGGGGATTTAGCTCCTTTACGGGCTAGATTAGCCAATCTTATGCTGCCAAATGAAGGGAGCAGGGACCCTTACATTATGTTAGGTAAGAAGGAACAATGAGGGAAGAAAATGTAGGACAGCTTTGCACCTTCATTTTCCTTTCTAGGAATTGAAAGGAAAGCAAATGATTTGTCACTCACATTGAAAACACAGGATACTTGCCCATCTATATTGCCTCTTTTCCACATGGTTCTCTCAAGTGAATTAGAACTCAGCAGCATTGAATTTTGTTCAAGGTAGAAAGCATAAATGCTAAAAAAAATTGTGGGATCATTCCAAGGGTGACTTAGGTGGTAAACTCTAGGCTTTTCTGATTAAATGATTAGGATTCAAGTTTTGTGTATTACGACTTTTCATTTGGAATAATATCTTAATACTTAAGTAGAGAAGAGTAGAGGGTGGACCCATTCTTGCTGCTTTTTTGAtcattactaaaaaaaaaaaaaaaactttgggtGGATGTACGCTGCTTTTATCATAAATTCTTAAAAATGCAAATGTTAAAAGTAAAATTTGCCAAACCCAATGGCCTTTACCTCTAGTCCTCTGTCACCATGTGGGACTGATGGACTCCTACAGTGACATCCGAAAAGAATGCTCGGAACTAATCATGTCCACCTACTCTTTTTTCCCAACTGAAAAAACTGTTGCCAAGAACCTGAATTGATTGCAACAGTTTAAGAATCTTTTGGAGTATTAGCTGACGAAATGAGAAAATTGTGCAGGTTTGGAGCAATGATAGATACGAGAGTGTGGAGCACAGGGTGAAGGTGAATCCCGAGAGAGAAAGGTTCTCCATTCCTTACTTCTTCAACCCGTCTCAACATGTCAATGTGCAGCCTCTGGAGGAATTGACAAGTGAGGAAAACCCTGCCAAGTACGAGGAATACAACTGGGGAAAGTTCTTTGCCACCCGAAAGCGCAGCAATTTCAAGAAGCTCAATGTTGAAAACATCCAAATTTACCATTTTAAGAAGCAAGAACAATCAGTCTAGtaatagaaaagaaaaaggagTGCTATCTATCTGTAATTAAGGAATAATAAGCTGTTTCAGCTTCTTGTATACGTTATGTTGTATATGGTTGTCGCTTTGGGAAGATGGTGTTTCCAATGGAGGACAATAATGGATAGAGGATGGTATGTTGTATTTGGTAGTCACTTTGGGAAGATGGTGTTGGCAATAATGGATAGAGGATGGTATGTTGTATATGGGGACAGAAAATTGGGATTCAGCCCCCTTGGCCTCAGGTCAGCCACTGATTGTAATATATACCACTAGCTGTATATGAATGAGACATTCAAAAACTTATTATCAAGCTTGACCCTTCGACATTAGTATTATCAAGATGCATCTGGGAatatagattttattttaaatttacagcATATTTTTGGAATTCgataaatttaatacaattttctTTCTGATGGAAATATAATGAAGTTGACATCTCTGCAGACATATACAGTCCAAGGTGCCACTCTCCCCTTGTTTGCTGTTGCTTTCCCTCCATAGCAGGGGCCATACAGAACCAGCTGTTGACTAAGCATTTAAGTAAGCCTGAGATTAATAAATGAATggtttgtaattacattttcctTCCAAGACACTATTGTCTTCCACATTATTAGTATCTGTAAGAACCATTTGCATTCAAAGATACCAAGTTCAAATGATTTTTGTTAGCTTTTCACATCTTCAGAGCTACCTTCAGGCTTCACGTTTGTTTTTTCAACTTACGGATTCAGCCCCATTACATTCCATGTGATAATCGTTGGGTTCATGAGCTGAAAGAAGAAAAACCCTTACATAATTTCCTCCTCTTTTTTGAAGATGCCCCTTTCCTATTGCAACCAGTGCAGGATAATTTTTCAGCCCCctaatttttttattccttttatgtTCCTGCAGCATCATTGTTTTTCTACTATACTCCATATCATGTGTTAAGCCCATAATTCGGTATTGTTGTTTATGGTGCAACTCTTATGCTTGTTAGGACTCATcaacaaaggaagaagaaaagcatatgaAGATATTGGTGTTGGTCAgcagggacttgtcgacgagtgccctgtgctcgtcgatgagtagatatCGAGAGACAAAAAATTGTAAAGTTTTTGAGATACTGAGAGTAGAAAAATGGGCTCATCGATGAGTGGCTGTACTAGTCAACGAGTGACCTTCTTTATCTTGTCGATAAGTgccttgttctcgtcgacgagtccatctGGGCTGCGagaaataatttgaattttgaattggaacgttggaGTGGTTGGGAATTCGGTGGGAGAGCTCCAAAGGAGTCTTATTTATAtccttctgggcatattttgataAAAGGAGAGAGATcattgagaagtgtattgtgtacttacAAATTTCTCAGTGAAATTCTTGTACCGATTGCTTTTGTGGATGTAGGTTTTACTGAACCATGTATATTGTTGTGTTGTTCTCTTTATTTACTTTCTGAATTACTGGTTGTGTTTACATTGTGTTGGTGCTTCATCATTTGTTGTGTTTTTCTTATTCCGCTGGTGCATCCTATATCCGATTTCCACAACAAATTTGTGTCAAATCGTTGTTGTCATAGCGCCAAGATcatcttttgcaagatttgacattgtcaaatttgatggaactggaAATTTTGTTTTGTGGTAAAGGAGAGTAAAAGATATACTTGTGCAATAAGGGATGACAAAGGCCCTACATGATGTTCAGCCGAATggtatggatgaggcaacatggggagaattgcAAGCAAAGGCCATTTgtacaatatgcttgtgtttggccgatgaagtgcTCTATCGTGTGATGGAGAAGGATTCTCCTGCAGCTGtgtggcgaaagttagaaagccggtacatatccaaatcactcaataataaactttttcttaagcaacgtctctattgacttaagatggttaaAGGTttaaacttagatcaacatatcaatgcctttaatcaaatcataagtgatttgatgcgggttgatgttaagtttgacgaaaatgataagactttgatgttactaaactcTTTGCGAGTGACTCATGCTTATGAGAATTTAGTTACCACCCTTACATAGGGAGAAGAGTctcttgatttagaagaggtGACAAATGCTTTACGAAATTTTCATccaaggttgaaaatatgtgatgaaagagaaggacttgtggtaaaaggTAACAAAGAGCGTAGAAAAGGAAAATCTAAATATGGATCGAGTTAGAAATCCTGtgctcaatccaagaagaaaaaggatatccggTGTTACAAGTGCGGTAGAAAAGGGCATGTTAAACCGGAATGTCCGGATTTGAAGAAAAGTGATGCTGAAAAGTATGAAGAGGCTTTAAAATTAGCAAATGCGGTTCAAGAAGGAGATTCAGTTTGCAATGATGACTGTTAACTGTCCCAACTTAGGGGTATATAGAGTTAGTGACTCTTTTtgtgtatttaaaattttctctacaaaatataactCTCGGAaagatataagaaattatatcactatataaatataaatcatgcacaagataaaaaataaagagtgtaagggagagaaaacTTAACACTAAagttttaacgtggtttggcaccaagcctatgtcaacgccttagcaccaagtcacagattccacaatccactatgaataGTCTTTCACCGgaggagcaagccttacaactcaggtaccaaaccctacactcgggaacaaatccctaccatgctcaccaagagccttcggttcaccaagaaccttcaccaagtttggttcacaaagaaccttaaaAGAAAATGCTTTACAAGATGATGCTCTTCAAATGATTTGATtgcaaatacaaaacaaacctcacacttaATTTCTCAAGTAATTATTCACACATGATAAATGAACAAGAGAGAATTAAGCACTTGAAATGAAGAACTAagatgcaaagtgcttaggttttggattgaaagatattttttcactaaatgcttgtaataataataaaaaccatTTATAAACAAAtctaagaacttgtatttataggcaaatatgggctactagccgttttatggccgttggggggtTTTATTAAAAacctattttgaaaactagctgtttttCGCTCGTGGGTGTTTTTTCACCGTCCcaccgtcgatggtttttttgGGCTCTCTAAAATCATCAACGATTTCCTACATACGTCAACGATTACCCCAAATAACAAAAAGTCATCAACACGAAAGTTGtgttccatagacaccaagatcaccctttttggaattttctatcaaaagttatgccccaaataccgaagggtgttcaaGAGTTGAGGTACCACTACGTTAGTTGACGATTGctctgtttttccttgtcaaaaagccttttaataacttaaaacattttttaataaaagtatatgaaatatattaagtctaacgAAGatcaaaacttgtccaagtgagttttcccatgactataagatatcttgttttatgaaaacacatttgaaaacatatttggacattttatatacttttatgtcctttatgaaaatatGCTTTGACTTTCTTGAAGCTCTTGGACATAAAACTCGTTTTTATTAAAATCGTGACAAAGTATGAAGAAgtttataaaaccaagatgttgaaaactgttcccttatgaaaacatatttgagtttaggattcgtttgacaaactctttgttttatatttgaaaactataaatgtCAATTTATGACTTAAGTGAAAttctataaactcaagtgtcctaatatgcatatgcaattttgcttaactcttgctcagaaatcatgcaagaatcAAAATCGTAAGAGTTACAAAAtacactacctcaaacacacgCCCATTACATAATTAAACAAAAAGTTTCCTTTGGTTTTGCTAGAGTCCTTTCTGAGTGAGTTtccatttgatcttcctattTAAACGtcaactcggtccgatctttgcctttgatcctgTACTTCATGTACGTATACTTGTACTaacattgtaacgacctgctatttaaacggggggtttttttttttatttataaaaatactataacatttaaaatactctgataccatactggattaaacccaatcatcaacctaagcagcaagaagcagagatcaaataaacata includes:
- the LOC131156683 gene encoding jasmonate-induced oxygenase 2-like; this translates as MGEVDPAFIQDLEHRPSPKFIEAGGIPLIDLSAANSPDALSNPSAIAGLVAEIGEACENWGFFQVINHGVPAEIRERIGNAAREFFAQPAEEKRKVRRDEGRVLGYYDTEHTKNVRDWKEVFDFIAKVPMVIPASHEADDRELKELVNQWPEYPPDLREVCEEYGGEMEKLAFKLLGLISLSLGLPADRLNGFFEDHTTFLRLNHYPPCSAPHLALGVGRHKDAGALTVLAQDDVGGLEVKRKADGVWVFAKPTPDAYIINVGDIVQVWSNDRYESVEHRVKVNPERERFSIPYFFNPSQHVNVQPLEELTSEENPAKYEEYNWGKFFATRKRSNFKKLNVENIQIYHFKKQEQSV